In a genomic window of Aeromonas veronii:
- the rpsT gene encoding 30S ribosomal protein S20 encodes MANIKSAKKRALQSEKRRQHNASRRSMTRTYLKKVIAAIASGDKAAATAAFAVAQPIMDRMATKGLIHKNKAARHKSRLSAQIKAMA; translated from the coding sequence TTGGCTAACATCAAATCTGCTAAGAAGCGCGCTCTTCAGTCAGAAAAACGCCGTCAGCACAACGCCAGCCGTCGTTCCATGACCCGTACCTACCTGAAGAAAGTCATCGCTGCTATCGCCTCTGGCGACAAAGCTGCCGCGACTGCCGCTTTCGCTGTTGCTCAGCCGATCATGGATCGTATGGCGACCAAAGGCCTGATCCACAAGAACAAAGCTGCTCGTCACAAGAGCCGCCTGTCTGCCCAGATCAAAGCTATGGCTTAA
- the murJ gene encoding murein biosynthesis integral membrane protein MurJ, whose protein sequence is MSKKLIKSGMIVSGMTLVSRVMGLVRDVVIANLLGAGVAADVFFFANRIPNFLRRLFAEGAFNQAFVPVMTEYKKNGDEGEVRELLAAVAGTLGGIVTVVTLLGVLGSGVLTALFGWGWFWDWLHGGPAAEKFELASLMLKITFPYLWFITFTAMAGAILNTFGRFAVSSFTPVFLNITMIAAAWWIAPLMDKPELSLAIGVFLGGLVQFLFQYPFLRQINMLVWPKWGWHHPGVVKIRTLMIPALFGVSVSQINLLVNTMLASFLATGAISYLYYSDRLLEFPLGLFAVAISTVILPALAKKHVDADPADFSRTMDWGVRMVMLLGLPAMIGIAVMREPILRVLFMRGEFGLHEVSMSSASLLASTTGLLSLMLIKVLAPGYYARQDTRTPVRIGVMSMIANMACNLIFIYPLGYVGLALSTACSGTLNAALLFKGLYQQSVYRPSRHTGVFCLKLLVASVLMGGVLAYLSPDLAQWGAWSMGKASLQLTMLLSLGAGVYAVVLLLLGIRPRHLKSGQQ, encoded by the coding sequence TTGAGTAAGAAATTGATCAAATCCGGCATGATAGTGTCCGGAATGACGCTGGTGTCCCGCGTGATGGGCTTGGTTCGCGATGTGGTTATCGCCAATCTGCTCGGTGCCGGGGTGGCCGCAGACGTCTTCTTTTTTGCCAATCGTATTCCGAACTTTCTGCGTCGTCTGTTTGCCGAAGGTGCCTTCAACCAGGCCTTTGTTCCCGTAATGACGGAGTACAAGAAAAATGGCGATGAGGGGGAAGTGCGTGAATTGCTGGCCGCGGTGGCGGGTACGCTGGGGGGCATAGTGACGGTGGTCACCCTGCTCGGGGTGCTCGGTTCGGGTGTGCTGACCGCGCTGTTTGGCTGGGGCTGGTTCTGGGACTGGCTGCACGGCGGCCCTGCGGCCGAGAAGTTCGAGCTCGCCAGTCTGATGCTCAAAATCACCTTCCCCTACCTCTGGTTCATCACCTTTACCGCCATGGCGGGGGCCATCCTCAACACCTTCGGCCGCTTTGCCGTCTCGTCGTTCACGCCGGTGTTTCTCAACATCACCATGATTGCGGCGGCCTGGTGGATTGCGCCGCTGATGGACAAACCGGAACTCTCGCTGGCGATTGGTGTGTTTTTAGGCGGTTTGGTGCAGTTTTTGTTCCAGTACCCCTTTTTGCGCCAAATCAACATGCTGGTGTGGCCCAAGTGGGGATGGCATCACCCGGGAGTAGTGAAGATCCGCACCCTGATGATCCCGGCCCTGTTCGGGGTCTCGGTCAGCCAGATCAACCTGCTGGTCAACACCATGCTCGCCTCCTTCCTGGCGACTGGTGCCATCAGTTACCTCTACTACTCGGATCGCCTGCTGGAGTTCCCCCTCGGGCTGTTTGCGGTAGCCATCAGTACCGTGATCCTGCCGGCGCTGGCGAAAAAACATGTGGATGCAGACCCGGCCGACTTCTCCCGCACCATGGACTGGGGGGTGCGGATGGTGATGTTGCTCGGCCTGCCGGCCATGATAGGTATTGCGGTGATGCGCGAACCCATTTTGCGGGTGTTGTTCATGCGTGGCGAGTTCGGGTTGCACGAGGTGAGCATGTCCAGCGCCAGCTTGCTGGCGTCCACCACAGGTCTGCTCTCCCTGATGCTGATCAAGGTGTTGGCGCCCGGTTACTACGCGCGGCAGGACACCAGGACGCCGGTGCGGATCGGGGTGATGTCGATGATTGCCAACATGGCCTGCAACCTCATCTTCATCTATCCGCTTGGTTACGTGGGGCTGGCGCTCTCGACCGCTTGCTCGGGCACCCTGAATGCGGCCTTGCTGTTCAAGGGGTTATACCAGCAGAGCGTCTATCGTCCCTCCCGTCATACCGGGGTGTTCTGCCTCAAGCTGCTGGTCGCCAGCGTGCTGATGGGGGGCGTGCTCGCCTACCTGTCACCGGATCTGGCCCAGTGGGGCGCATGGAGCATGGGCAAGGCCAGTTTGCAGCTGACCATGTTGCTGTCGCTGGGCGCCGGGGTCTATGCCGTGGTGTTGCTGCTGCTGGGCATTCGACCACGTCATCTTAAATCGGGGCAGCAGTAG
- the ribF gene encoding bifunctional riboflavin kinase/FAD synthetase: protein MELIRGIHNLKPRHRGCVLTIGNFDGVHQGHHAVLTRLKDKAAQLGLPACVMLFEPQPLELFAGTAAPARLSRLREKYEALKGLHIDRMLCVRFSQRFAEQAASTFIEQLLVEKLGVRYLVVGDDFRFGKGRQGDFHLLEEAGHRFGFEVISTQSFQLERQRVSSTLVREALKAGRMAEVELMLGRPYTISGRVAHGDKLGRTIGFPTANLSLKRQVIPVGGVFAVEVICSGKTFLGVANVGVRPTLSGTQARLEVHLFDFYGDLYGQQVKVLLRHKLREEQKFASFTALKEQIERDALAARAWFGLPLFNLPSTLLETKGTQD, encoded by the coding sequence ATGGAGCTTATTCGCGGCATTCACAATCTCAAGCCCCGTCACCGGGGATGTGTATTAACCATTGGCAACTTTGATGGGGTTCATCAGGGTCACCATGCGGTATTGACACGTCTCAAGGATAAAGCGGCCCAACTGGGATTGCCTGCCTGCGTCATGTTGTTCGAACCGCAGCCGCTGGAGCTGTTTGCCGGCACGGCGGCGCCCGCCCGGTTGAGCCGGTTGCGGGAGAAGTACGAAGCGCTCAAGGGACTGCATATCGATCGCATGCTCTGCGTGCGCTTCAGCCAGCGCTTTGCCGAGCAAGCGGCCTCGACCTTCATCGAGCAGTTGCTGGTGGAGAAGCTCGGGGTGCGCTATCTGGTGGTTGGTGACGATTTCCGCTTCGGCAAGGGGCGGCAAGGGGACTTCCACCTGCTGGAGGAGGCGGGCCATCGCTTCGGGTTCGAGGTGATCAGTACCCAGAGCTTCCAGCTCGAACGGCAGCGGGTCAGCAGCACCCTGGTGCGTGAGGCCCTCAAGGCGGGGCGGATGGCGGAGGTGGAGCTGATGCTTGGCCGCCCCTACACCATCAGTGGCCGGGTGGCCCACGGCGACAAGCTGGGTCGCACCATAGGTTTTCCCACCGCCAATTTGTCTCTCAAGCGCCAGGTGATCCCGGTCGGTGGCGTGTTTGCGGTGGAAGTGATATGTTCCGGCAAGACCTTCCTCGGTGTAGCCAATGTGGGTGTACGGCCGACCTTGAGTGGTACACAAGCCAGATTGGAAGTGCATCTATTTGATTTTTATGGCGACCTTTACGGTCAGCAGGTCAAGGTGCTGCTTCGTCACAAGCTGCGCGAAGAGCAGAAATTTGCCTCTTTCACTGCCTTGAAAGAGCAGATCGAACGAGATGCCCTGGCGGCCCGAGCCTGGTTCGGGCTGCCACTATTCAATTTACCCAGCACTCTTTTAGAAACGAAGGGAACCCAGGACTGA
- the ileS gene encoding isoleucine--tRNA ligase, with translation MSDYKHTLNLPETEFPMRGDLAKREPNMLKRWYDQDLYGAIRRAKAGKPSFILHDGPPYANGNIHIGHSVNKILKDIIIKSKGLSGFDSPYVPGWDCHGLPIELKVEGMVGKPGEKVSAAEFRAECRKYAKTQIEAQKTDFIRLGVLGDWEHPYLTMDFGTEANIIRSMAKIVENGHLHKGSKPVHWCTDCGSALAEAEVEYYDKNSPSIDVRFKAIDEATVAAKFDCPEGHPGKGPISAVIWTTTPWTLPANRAIAMHADLDYALVQVEGEHPERLILAAELVKDVMDRAGIEQFHNLGYAKGAALELLRFNHPFYSFDVPVVLGDHVTLDAGTGAVHTAPGHGQEDFVVGQKYGLEVANPVGSNGVYLPDTELFAGQHVFKANASVVEVLTERAALLHHKVFNHSYPHCWRHKTPIIFRATPQWFISMEQKGLRKRALEEIERIEQDGIKQHGQSGWVPAWGKNRIQAMVENRPDWCISRQRTWGVPISLFVHKETQELHPESVRLMHEVAKRVEQSGIQAWWDLDKAELLGADADMYDKVPDTLDVWFDSGSTHSSVVDARPEFNGNPADMYLEGSDQHRGWFMSSLMIGVAMKGKAPYNQVLTHGFTVDGQGRKMSKSIGNVVSPQDVMNKLGADILRLWVASTDYTGEMTVSDEILKRSADAYRRIRNTARFLLANLNGFNPATDMVAPADMVVVDRWAVGRAKAVQAEIMAAFDEYNFHGVTQKLMQFCSIEMGSFYLDVIKDRQYTAKADSLARRSCQTALYHIAEAMVRWMAPIMSFTADEIWALLPGERGEFVFTEEWYDGLFGLEAGETLNDDFWAEILTVRGEVNKALEVARGEKRIGGSLQAELTLFAKPELAARLNALADELRFVLLTSKAKVVVADTAPEGSVATERDDLWLSVAQSAAAKCDRCWHHVEDVGTIAGHEEICGRCVTNVEGDGETRQFA, from the coding sequence ATGAGCGACTATAAACACACCCTGAATCTTCCGGAAACCGAGTTTCCGATGCGTGGCGATCTGGCCAAGCGCGAACCCAACATGCTGAAACGTTGGTACGATCAGGATCTCTATGGCGCGATTCGCCGCGCCAAAGCGGGCAAGCCTTCTTTCATTCTGCACGATGGCCCCCCCTATGCTAACGGCAACATTCACATTGGTCACTCGGTCAACAAGATCCTCAAAGACATCATCATCAAGTCCAAGGGACTCTCCGGTTTCGATTCCCCCTATGTGCCGGGCTGGGATTGCCACGGTCTGCCTATCGAGCTGAAAGTGGAAGGCATGGTCGGCAAGCCGGGCGAGAAGGTTTCCGCCGCCGAATTCCGCGCCGAGTGCCGCAAATACGCCAAGACCCAGATCGAAGCGCAGAAGACCGACTTCATCCGGCTGGGCGTGCTGGGTGACTGGGAACACCCCTATCTGACCATGGATTTCGGCACCGAAGCCAACATCATCCGCTCCATGGCCAAGATCGTTGAAAACGGTCACCTGCACAAAGGCTCCAAGCCGGTGCACTGGTGTACCGACTGTGGCTCCGCGCTGGCCGAAGCCGAAGTGGAGTACTACGACAAGAACTCCCCCTCCATCGACGTGCGCTTCAAGGCCATTGATGAGGCGACCGTCGCTGCCAAGTTTGACTGCCCTGAAGGCCACCCCGGCAAGGGCCCGATCTCTGCGGTGATCTGGACCACCACTCCGTGGACCCTGCCCGCCAACCGCGCCATCGCCATGCACGCCGATCTGGACTATGCGCTGGTGCAGGTCGAAGGCGAGCATCCAGAGCGTCTGATCCTGGCCGCCGAGCTGGTCAAGGACGTGATGGACCGCGCCGGTATCGAGCAGTTCCACAATCTGGGCTACGCCAAGGGCGCCGCACTCGAGCTGCTGCGGTTCAACCACCCTTTCTACAGCTTCGATGTGCCGGTGGTGCTGGGTGACCACGTCACCCTGGATGCCGGTACCGGTGCCGTACACACCGCTCCTGGTCATGGTCAGGAAGACTTTGTGGTCGGTCAGAAGTACGGTCTGGAAGTGGCCAACCCGGTTGGCAGCAACGGCGTGTACCTGCCGGATACCGAACTGTTTGCCGGCCAGCACGTATTCAAGGCCAACGCCTCCGTGGTCGAAGTGCTGACCGAGCGCGCTGCCCTGCTGCATCACAAGGTGTTCAACCACTCCTACCCGCACTGCTGGCGTCACAAAACCCCGATCATCTTCCGTGCCACCCCGCAGTGGTTCATCAGCATGGAGCAGAAGGGTCTGCGCAAGCGTGCACTGGAAGAGATCGAGCGCATCGAGCAAGACGGCATCAAACAGCATGGCCAGAGCGGCTGGGTACCGGCTTGGGGTAAAAACCGCATTCAGGCGATGGTCGAGAACCGTCCTGACTGGTGTATCTCTCGTCAGCGTACCTGGGGCGTGCCCATCTCCCTGTTCGTCCATAAAGAGACCCAGGAGCTGCACCCGGAATCAGTGCGCCTGATGCACGAAGTTGCCAAACGGGTCGAGCAGTCCGGCATCCAGGCCTGGTGGGATCTGGACAAAGCCGAGCTGCTGGGTGCTGATGCCGACATGTACGACAAAGTGCCTGACACCCTGGATGTCTGGTTCGACTCGGGTTCAACCCACTCCTCCGTGGTCGATGCCCGTCCCGAGTTCAACGGCAATCCGGCCGATATGTATCTGGAAGGCTCTGACCAGCACCGCGGCTGGTTCATGTCCTCCCTGATGATCGGCGTGGCGATGAAAGGCAAGGCTCCTTACAACCAGGTACTGACTCACGGCTTCACCGTGGATGGTCAGGGTCGCAAGATGTCCAAGTCCATCGGCAACGTGGTCAGCCCGCAGGACGTGATGAACAAACTGGGCGCCGACATCCTGCGTCTGTGGGTCGCGAGCACTGATTACACCGGCGAGATGACTGTCTCCGACGAGATCCTCAAGCGCTCTGCCGACGCCTATCGTCGCATCCGCAACACCGCCCGCTTCCTGCTGGCCAACCTGAACGGCTTCAATCCGGCGACCGACATGGTGGCGCCTGCCGACATGGTGGTGGTGGATCGCTGGGCTGTCGGTCGTGCCAAAGCGGTACAGGCCGAGATCATGGCGGCGTTCGACGAGTACAACTTCCACGGTGTGACCCAGAAGCTGATGCAGTTCTGCTCCATCGAGATGGGTTCCTTCTACTTGGACGTCATCAAGGATCGTCAGTACACCGCCAAGGCTGACAGCCTGGCCCGTCGCTCCTGCCAGACCGCTCTCTATCACATCGCCGAGGCCATGGTGCGCTGGATGGCGCCGATCATGAGCTTCACTGCCGATGAGATCTGGGCACTGCTGCCGGGTGAGCGCGGCGAGTTCGTCTTCACCGAAGAGTGGTACGACGGCCTGTTCGGGCTGGAAGCCGGTGAAACCCTCAACGACGATTTCTGGGCCGAGATCCTTACCGTGCGCGGTGAAGTGAACAAGGCGCTGGAAGTGGCCCGTGGCGAGAAGCGTATCGGCGGTTCCTTGCAGGCCGAACTGACCCTGTTCGCCAAGCCGGAGCTGGCTGCGCGCCTGAACGCGCTGGCCGATGAGCTGCGCTTCGTGCTGCTCACCTCCAAGGCCAAGGTGGTTGTGGCTGACACTGCACCGGAAGGCTCTGTGGCGACCGAGCGCGATGACCTGTGGCTGAGTGTGGCCCAGTCTGCTGCCGCCAAGTGCGACCGCTGCTGGCACCATGTGGAAGACGTGGGCACCATCGCGGGTCATGAAGAGATCTGTGGTCGCTGTGTGACTAACGTTGAGGGTGACGGCGAAACGCGTCAATTTGCCTGA
- the lspA gene encoding signal peptidase II — translation MNMTQHKSGLRWLWLAVLAFVLDQASKLAVVKLLPFGYPGVEITPFFNLVHVYNKGAAFSFLADQGGWQRWFFAVLAFAICGLLINWLRKQSVTQRWSGIAYSLIIGGALGNVFDRLVLGHVVDFLDFYWQRAHWPAFNLADSFIFIGAAMIVLDGFRGEKKEQA, via the coding sequence ATGAACATGACTCAACATAAAAGTGGCCTGCGTTGGCTGTGGCTGGCAGTGTTGGCCTTTGTACTGGACCAGGCGAGCAAGCTCGCCGTGGTCAAGTTGCTGCCATTTGGTTACCCGGGGGTGGAGATCACCCCCTTCTTCAATCTGGTTCACGTCTACAACAAGGGCGCCGCATTCAGCTTCCTGGCTGATCAGGGGGGCTGGCAGCGCTGGTTCTTCGCGGTGCTGGCTTTTGCCATCTGTGGATTGTTGATCAACTGGCTGCGCAAGCAGTCGGTGACCCAGCGTTGGAGCGGTATCGCCTATTCGCTGATCATCGGTGGCGCCCTTGGCAATGTCTTTGATCGACTGGTGCTGGGCCATGTGGTCGATTTCCTCGACTTCTACTGGCAGCGTGCCCACTGGCCGGCATTCAATCTGGCCGACAGCTTTATCTTTATCGGGGCCGCCATGATTGTGCTGGACGGTTTCCGTGGTGAGAAAAAGGAGCAGGCATGA